From Mesorhizobium sp., the proteins below share one genomic window:
- a CDS encoding transposase, with product MGRRRWSADDRARILEETLAPGAVVSAVARRHDLTPQQLFTWRREARKRAEADAKALAYSATIWMRGARQSG from the coding sequence ATGGGCCGCCGGCGTTGGTCGGCCGATGACCGAGCGCGCATCCTGGAAGAGACACTTGCGCCGGGAGCGGTGGTGTCGGCGGTCGCGCGCCGGCATGACCTGACCCCGCAGCAACTGTTCACCTGGCGGCGCGAGGCCCGCAAGCGTGCGGAGGCAGACGCTAAAGCGCTGGCCTATAGCGCGACAATCTGGATGAGAGGCGCGCGACAATCTGGATGA
- a CDS encoding DUF5677 domain-containing protein, giving the protein MYQLLKEQLAATIHALRVTTFNRGNAVQRLIMALYATIIEQIDSAVTLVDSGRSTGVEAILRSCLEAHVDLLNLASDPAYADQMQAHYHLQFRIVCREAIKGTNPFLAGIEADAPARLAEQEKELARLGKPLDTKTRFDMAGMGDIYRSIYNSLCCETHNNMRALMDRHFTNQGTDEIPIFQIAIFTDMEKVDFDAAIDTFLSILTGSNRTVHHHLGSAQLEKLEVYAQRRAEMPGATTVTASVPAEQPPSHK; this is encoded by the coding sequence ATGTATCAGCTACTAAAGGAGCAACTTGCCGCAACTATTCACGCGCTGAGGGTCACGACCTTCAATCGCGGCAACGCCGTCCAACGGCTCATCATGGCTCTCTACGCCACCATCATCGAGCAGATCGATAGCGCAGTCACGTTGGTCGACTCCGGTCGCTCTACAGGCGTTGAGGCAATCTTGCGCTCGTGCCTGGAGGCTCATGTCGACCTCCTGAACTTGGCGTCAGACCCGGCGTATGCCGACCAGATGCAAGCCCATTACCATCTTCAGTTTCGGATCGTTTGCCGCGAGGCGATCAAGGGGACCAACCCGTTTCTTGCCGGGATTGAGGCCGATGCGCCGGCGCGGCTTGCGGAACAGGAGAAGGAGCTTGCGCGGCTCGGGAAGCCGCTGGACACGAAAACCCGCTTCGACATGGCGGGAATGGGTGACATTTACCGATCGATCTACAACAGCCTGTGCTGTGAGACGCATAACAATATGCGGGCGCTGATGGACCGCCATTTCACCAACCAAGGCACGGACGAGATACCGATTTTTCAGATCGCGATATTCACTGACATGGAGAAGGTGGATTTCGACGCGGCGATCGACACCTTCCTGTCAATCCTCACCGGCTCCAATCGCACCGTTCACCACCACCTTGGCTCCGCCCAACTGGAGAAGCTGGAGGTGTATGCGCAGCGTCGCGCCGAAATGCCGGGTGCTACAACTGTGACTGCGTCCGTTCCAGCAGAGCAACCTCCGTCCCATAAATAG